The following proteins are encoded in a genomic region of Neomicrococcus aestuarii:
- the gcvP gene encoding aminomethyl-transferring glycine dehydrogenase: protein MTLTPHISEFTIDQDFSARHIGPREDDVKRMLEVVGYSTLDELVDTAVPQGIRMEGDLQLPEARTEMQVLEDLRNYANQNVIKTQMIGQGFSGTLTPRIILRKVLENPAWYTAYTPYQPEISQGRLEALLNFQTAVQDLTGLPIANASMLDEASAVAEAVLLMRRANKKKEAGKTVIDQDVFPQNLAVVKGRAEALGFEVEVADLSQGLPEGDISGVVLQQPGDSGRIMDYKAIIDAAHERGALVTVAADILSLTLIKSPGEQGADIAVGNTQRLGVPLFFGGPHAAFFAVRDGLERQIPGRLVGVSKDDAGRPAYRLALQTREQHIRREKATSNICTAQALLAITASMYVVYHGPAGLKATAQRTHQRARALAALLAEQGIALASDTFFDTVRAKVPGRAQAITTAAEHQGVNIRLIDQDTVSVSTDELTSLEHIAAVAGAFGVQNAIEKVKAAAAAAREGDALGGQNRESDYLTHPIFNTIKSETQMLRYLRKLSDRDLALDRTMIPLGSCTMKLNAATEMESISWPGFADIHPFAPESQTAGWRALITDLESRLTAITGYAGVSIQPNAGSQGEYAGLLAIRQFHLSKGDSERDIVLIPASAHGTNAASAVLAGLRVVVVKTASDGTIDSADLDAKIAANEGKIAAIMITYPSTHGVYDADVTEVCRKVHEAGGQVYIDGANMNALVGLAQPGKFGGDVSHLNLHKTFCIPHGGGGPGVGPVAVAEHLVPFLPGAAAGPKNGREGTPVTATTYGSAGVLPISWAYVALMGAEGLREATKMALLNANYISKRLSEQFPTLYTGNKGLVAHECILDLRELTAKTGVTAEDVCKRLIDYGFHAPTLAFPVAGTLMVEPTESEDLGEIDRFIDAMIAIKAEMDQVLAGDFTVEESPLRNAPHTTRSLMHGEWDRKYTREQGAFPGNVDFTDKYFPPVGRIDGAFGDRNLVCECPPPEAFDETN, encoded by the coding sequence ATGACTCTCACCCCACACATCTCTGAGTTCACGATTGACCAGGACTTTTCCGCTCGTCACATCGGACCTCGTGAAGACGACGTCAAGCGCATGCTTGAAGTTGTTGGATACTCGACTCTGGACGAACTGGTGGACACCGCCGTTCCCCAAGGCATTCGCATGGAGGGGGACCTCCAGCTCCCCGAAGCGCGGACCGAAATGCAAGTTCTTGAGGACCTTCGCAACTACGCGAACCAGAATGTCATCAAGACTCAAATGATCGGTCAGGGCTTCTCCGGAACCCTCACGCCGCGCATCATTTTGCGCAAGGTGCTTGAAAACCCAGCGTGGTACACCGCGTACACGCCGTACCAGCCAGAAATCTCCCAGGGCCGCCTCGAAGCGCTCTTGAACTTCCAGACGGCAGTTCAGGACCTCACGGGCCTCCCGATCGCTAACGCTTCCATGTTGGATGAGGCCTCCGCTGTGGCCGAAGCCGTGCTGCTCATGCGCCGCGCCAACAAGAAGAAGGAAGCTGGTAAGACGGTCATTGACCAGGACGTCTTCCCGCAGAACCTCGCCGTGGTGAAGGGCCGTGCCGAAGCTTTGGGCTTTGAGGTTGAAGTTGCTGACTTGTCCCAGGGTCTTCCTGAGGGCGACATCTCCGGTGTGGTCTTGCAGCAGCCGGGCGACTCCGGCCGCATCATGGATTACAAGGCCATCATCGATGCCGCTCACGAGCGTGGCGCCTTGGTCACGGTGGCTGCCGACATCTTGTCCCTCACCTTGATCAAGTCCCCAGGCGAGCAGGGCGCTGACATTGCAGTGGGCAACACCCAGCGTTTGGGAGTTCCGCTGTTCTTCGGTGGTCCACACGCTGCGTTCTTCGCTGTGCGTGACGGACTTGAGCGTCAGATCCCGGGCCGCCTCGTGGGCGTTTCCAAGGACGACGCCGGCCGCCCTGCGTACCGCTTGGCGCTTCAGACTCGTGAGCAGCACATTCGCCGCGAGAAGGCGACCTCCAACATTTGTACCGCTCAGGCGCTCTTGGCCATCACGGCCTCGATGTACGTGGTGTACCACGGTCCAGCGGGCTTGAAGGCGACTGCTCAGCGCACGCACCAGCGCGCTCGCGCTCTGGCGGCATTGCTCGCTGAGCAGGGCATTGCGTTGGCTTCGGATACTTTCTTTGACACGGTTCGTGCCAAGGTTCCAGGCCGCGCACAGGCCATTACGACGGCGGCCGAGCACCAGGGCGTCAACATTCGTTTGATTGACCAGGACACGGTTTCCGTCTCCACGGACGAACTGACCTCGCTCGAGCACATTGCTGCCGTCGCCGGAGCCTTCGGCGTGCAGAACGCTATCGAGAAGGTCAAGGCTGCTGCCGCTGCCGCTCGCGAAGGCGATGCACTGGGTGGCCAGAACCGTGAGTCTGACTACCTCACGCACCCGATCTTCAACACCATCAAGTCTGAGACCCAGATGCTGCGCTACTTGCGCAAGCTTTCTGACCGCGACTTGGCGTTGGACCGTACCATGATCCCGCTGGGCTCCTGCACCATGAAGCTCAACGCAGCCACCGAAATGGAATCCATTTCCTGGCCAGGCTTCGCGGACATCCACCCGTTCGCTCCAGAGTCTCAGACGGCTGGCTGGCGCGCGCTCATCACGGACCTCGAGTCCCGCTTGACCGCGATCACGGGCTACGCAGGCGTGTCCATCCAGCCAAACGCTGGCTCCCAGGGTGAGTACGCGGGCCTCTTGGCCATCCGCCAGTTCCACCTCTCCAAGGGTGACTCCGAGCGCGACATCGTGCTGATCCCTGCCTCCGCACACGGCACCAACGCCGCGTCGGCAGTGCTGGCCGGACTGCGCGTCGTCGTGGTCAAGACCGCTTCTGACGGAACCATCGATTCTGCTGACCTCGACGCGAAGATCGCGGCGAACGAAGGCAAGATCGCCGCGATCATGATCACCTACCCGTCCACGCACGGTGTCTACGACGCCGACGTGACCGAAGTGTGCCGCAAGGTTCACGAGGCCGGCGGGCAGGTCTACATCGACGGCGCCAACATGAACGCTCTCGTGGGCTTGGCGCAGCCAGGCAAGTTCGGTGGCGACGTGTCCCACTTGAACCTCCACAAGACGTTCTGCATCCCTCACGGCGGCGGCGGACCAGGCGTTGGCCCAGTTGCTGTTGCTGAGCACTTGGTGCCGTTCCTTCCAGGCGCTGCTGCAGGCCCGAAGAACGGTCGCGAAGGCACCCCGGTGACGGCCACCACGTACGGCTCCGCCGGCGTGCTGCCGATCTCCTGGGCCTACGTTGCGCTCATGGGTGCCGAAGGGTTGCGTGAGGCCACCAAGATGGCGCTGTTGAACGCTAACTACATCTCCAAGCGACTCTCCGAGCAGTTCCCAACGCTCTATACGGGCAATAAGGGACTGGTTGCTCACGAGTGCATCTTGGATCTTCGCGAACTCACGGCCAAGACCGGCGTGACCGCTGAAGACGTCTGCAAGCGTCTGATCGACTACGGCTTCCACGCTCCAACCCTCGCGTTCCCGGTTGCTGGCACGCTCATGGTGGAGCCCACCGAGTCTGAGGACTTGGGCGAGATCGATCGCTTCATCGACGCCATGATCGCCATCAAGGCGGAAATGGATCAGGTGCTGGCCGGAGACTTCACGGTGGAGGAATCCCCACTGCGCAACGCTCCACACACCACCCGATCCCTCATGCACGGCGAATGGGATCGCAAGTACACCCGCGAACAGGGTGCGTTCCCGGGCAACGTGGACTTCACGGACAAGTACTTCCCACCTGTGGGACGTATCGACGGCGCGTTCGGCGACCGCAACCTCGTGTGCGAGTGCCCACCGCCAGAAGCTTTCGACGAGACCAACTAA
- the gcvT gene encoding glycine cleavage system aminomethyltransferase GcvT, translating to MTAQQTVLHDVHAALGASFTDFGGWDMPLKYGSELAEHKAVREAAGVFDLSHMGEVRVTGPDAGKFLNSVLAGNLAVIKVGKAKYSLMTNDEGGIVDDLITYRLGEEEYLVVPNAGNAKTVAGILGESVEGFNVIVKDESADTSLVAVQGPNAEAILVPLAGEGQAETVSGMGYYAVAPVTIAGIDILLARTGYTGEDGFELYVANDKAAELWNAVLEAGEEQGLIPCGLAARDSLRLEAGMPLYGNELSATGSPFEAGLGPVISFKKAENFPGREALEAAKEAGVGTTSGRTLVGLKGQGRRAARGGYAISLDGQEVGAVTSGQPSPTLGYPVAMAYVDVAAAELGTVLDVDLRGKAEKFEVIELPFYSRKD from the coding sequence ATGACTGCACAACAGACTGTTCTGCATGACGTGCATGCAGCGCTCGGTGCCTCGTTCACGGACTTCGGTGGCTGGGATATGCCGCTCAAGTACGGTTCTGAACTTGCTGAGCACAAGGCCGTCCGCGAAGCCGCTGGAGTCTTTGACCTCTCCCACATGGGCGAAGTTCGCGTCACGGGCCCGGACGCCGGAAAGTTCTTGAACTCCGTGCTCGCAGGTAACCTCGCCGTGATCAAGGTGGGTAAGGCCAAGTACTCCTTGATGACCAACGATGAGGGCGGCATTGTTGACGACCTCATCACCTACCGCTTGGGCGAAGAAGAGTACTTGGTAGTGCCGAACGCAGGTAACGCCAAGACCGTTGCTGGCATCCTCGGCGAGAGCGTTGAGGGCTTCAACGTGATCGTCAAGGACGAGTCCGCTGACACCTCTCTCGTAGCCGTTCAGGGCCCGAACGCGGAAGCCATCTTGGTTCCGCTCGCGGGCGAAGGACAGGCCGAGACCGTGTCCGGCATGGGCTACTACGCGGTTGCTCCAGTCACGATTGCTGGCATCGACATCCTGTTGGCTCGCACGGGCTACACGGGCGAGGACGGCTTTGAGCTTTACGTCGCTAATGACAAGGCCGCTGAGCTGTGGAACGCCGTCTTGGAAGCTGGCGAGGAACAGGGCTTGATCCCTTGTGGTTTGGCTGCTCGAGACTCGCTGCGCCTCGAAGCCGGCATGCCGCTGTATGGCAACGAGCTGTCCGCAACAGGCTCACCGTTCGAAGCTGGTTTGGGACCGGTCATCTCCTTCAAGAAGGCAGAAAACTTCCCGGGCCGTGAAGCACTCGAAGCTGCCAAGGAAGCTGGCGTGGGAACCACCTCAGGTCGCACGCTCGTGGGCCTCAAGGGCCAGGGCCGTCGCGCTGCTCGTGGCGGCTACGCAATTTCGCTGGATGGCCAAGAAGTTGGCGCCGTCACCTCTGGACAGCCCAGCCCTACTCTGGGATACCCTGTGGCCATGGCCTATGTTGACGTTGCTGCAGCCGAGCTGGGAACCGTCCTTGACGTGGACCTTCGTGGCAAAGCAGAGAAGTTCGAGGTTATTGAGCTTCCGTTCTACAGCCGCAAAGATTAA
- the gcvH gene encoding glycine cleavage system protein GcvH, which produces MSKVLSSLRYSAEHEWLDNSTPAKVGISQVAADALGDVVYVDLPEVGAQLTAGETCGEVESTKSVSDLYSPVTGTVVEINQEAIDNPGILNEDPYGAGWLFTVDVTEEGPLMSAAEYASANGGDVE; this is translated from the coding sequence ATGAGCAAGGTTCTTTCTTCCCTCCGCTACTCCGCTGAGCACGAGTGGTTGGACAACTCCACTCCAGCCAAGGTCGGCATCTCGCAGGTTGCTGCAGACGCTTTGGGCGACGTTGTGTACGTTGACCTTCCAGAGGTTGGAGCACAGCTCACCGCTGGCGAGACTTGCGGTGAAGTCGAGTCCACCAAGTCCGTTTCTGACTTGTACTCCCCAGTGACCGGCACGGTCGTGGAGATCAACCAGGAAGCAATCGACAACCCAGGCATCCTCAACGAGGACCCGTACGGCGCTGGCTGGTTGTTCACGGTTGACGTCACCGAAGAAGGCCCACTGATGTCCGCTGCAGAATACGCTTCTGCAAACGGCGGAGATGTTGAGTAA
- a CDS encoding L-serine ammonia-lyase yields MAISVFDLFTVGIGPSSSHTVGPMRAAYQFATALVAEEAGARHIDRLAGLRVDLYGSLAATGRGHGTFTAVLLGLEGFQPHLILPEQVDERIADIEAGKPLRVCAELGHRKDIQYGVPDMIQHPLTVLARHTNGMKFQALAENGDVLLEETYFSIGGGFIVKEGEEDAPANEIEEDLKQVPYPFRTAVELLGHCRDTGLSISEIMMANEETFRTKEEIRAGLLHIWQVMEDCKDSALKREGLLPGGLKVRRRAPEWHEKLRKEDKDRDPKYWQEWVNLVALAVNEENATGGRVVTAPTNGAAGIIPAVGFYATHYSPGISWATKEDKQDVVVKYLLASAAIGVLYKEQASISGAEVGCQGEVGSASSMAAGGLAEVLGGTPAQVENAAEIAMEHNLGLTCDPIGGLVQVPCIERNAIAASKAINAAKMALMGDGEHRVSLDEVIITMRETGKDMSDKYKETAMGGLAVNVVEC; encoded by the coding sequence ATGGCAATTAGCGTTTTCGACCTCTTCACGGTGGGTATCGGTCCATCGAGCTCACATACCGTGGGCCCAATGCGGGCCGCCTACCAGTTCGCTACCGCGTTAGTTGCGGAAGAGGCTGGAGCGCGCCATATTGATCGGCTGGCTGGACTGCGAGTGGATCTGTATGGTTCGCTCGCAGCCACCGGCCGCGGTCATGGAACCTTCACGGCCGTGCTGTTGGGTCTTGAAGGCTTCCAGCCGCACCTCATCCTTCCTGAACAGGTGGATGAGCGCATTGCAGATATCGAAGCGGGCAAACCGTTGCGTGTCTGCGCTGAACTGGGGCACCGCAAGGACATCCAGTACGGAGTCCCAGATATGATCCAGCACCCGCTCACGGTGCTGGCACGCCACACCAACGGCATGAAATTCCAGGCCCTCGCTGAAAACGGCGATGTGCTCTTGGAAGAAACATACTTCTCCATTGGCGGAGGTTTCATTGTCAAAGAGGGCGAAGAAGACGCCCCTGCCAATGAAATCGAAGAGGACCTCAAGCAGGTCCCGTACCCGTTCCGCACCGCCGTGGAACTGCTTGGCCACTGCCGGGACACCGGTTTGTCCATCTCTGAAATCATGATGGCCAACGAGGAAACGTTCCGCACCAAGGAAGAGATCCGCGCAGGCTTGCTGCACATTTGGCAGGTCATGGAGGACTGTAAGGATTCCGCACTGAAGCGCGAAGGGCTCTTGCCCGGAGGACTCAAGGTGCGTCGTCGTGCTCCCGAATGGCACGAAAAATTGCGCAAGGAAGACAAGGACCGGGACCCCAAGTATTGGCAAGAGTGGGTGAACCTCGTAGCGCTCGCCGTGAATGAGGAGAACGCCACCGGCGGCCGCGTAGTCACCGCGCCCACCAACGGTGCCGCGGGAATCATTCCGGCCGTGGGCTTCTATGCCACCCATTACTCGCCGGGCATTAGCTGGGCCACCAAGGAAGACAAGCAAGACGTTGTGGTCAAGTACTTGCTGGCGTCAGCCGCCATCGGCGTGCTCTATAAGGAGCAAGCGTCCATTTCTGGCGCTGAAGTGGGTTGCCAAGGCGAAGTGGGATCCGCTTCTTCCATGGCTGCCGGCGGACTCGCCGAAGTCCTCGGCGGCACCCCAGCCCAGGTCGAGAACGCCGCGGAAATCGCCATGGAACACAACCTTGGCCTCACGTGCGATCCCATCGGCGGCCTGGTTCAGGTGCCGTGCATCGAGCGCAACGCGATCGCCGCATCCAAGGCCATCAACGCCGCGAAGATGGCGCTCATGGGAGATGGCGAACACCGCGTGTCCCTCGACGAAGTCATCATCACCATGCGTGAAACCGGCAAGGACATGAGCGATAAGTACAAGGAGACCGCCATGGGTGGCCTCGCCGTCAACGTGGTGGAGTGCTAG
- a CDS encoding MFS transporter yields MGAGPLLNYGLSTTSSLIIDDLQISESQFGLLASIVFSTAALSSAWLGKVADHMTLRRQFWLIFGGTMLAMVCAALSHSYWFLLAAAVIAGPTQAISNPTTNKIISQYVPAAKRPGWIGVKQSGVQASQLFAGVVFPLAAIYAGWQGAMVLGAVVVAWMLWFGLRQLPFAVPEISVKHDDAASPLATSTSGRLPSFVWLFAAFSMLSGLGMQATNIYLPLFAVRELNFSLVMGGLAARLSGLIGVASRVWWGRRMATGGTAGVLLLFIALGAIAGGASFWAASEFRLPALLWLGVALHGVTVLGANVVVMSGVMKYVPTERVGAATGIVSMGMYTGFATGPFLMGLLLQSTSNFTVGWLAVAGCYVLCGVVALALIRSRRRRIASAEASAR; encoded by the coding sequence ATGGGGGCAGGCCCGCTTCTTAATTACGGGCTCAGCACCACGTCCTCGCTCATCATTGATGATCTGCAGATCAGCGAGTCTCAGTTCGGTTTGCTCGCGAGCATCGTGTTCTCAACGGCCGCGCTCTCGAGCGCATGGTTGGGCAAAGTCGCCGACCACATGACGTTGCGCCGTCAGTTCTGGCTGATTTTCGGCGGCACGATGCTTGCCATGGTCTGTGCGGCGCTGTCTCATTCGTACTGGTTCTTGCTAGCGGCGGCGGTCATTGCCGGTCCAACTCAGGCGATTTCCAACCCGACGACGAACAAGATCATTTCCCAATACGTCCCCGCGGCGAAGCGGCCCGGCTGGATAGGCGTCAAGCAATCCGGTGTTCAAGCTAGCCAGCTCTTCGCGGGTGTTGTTTTCCCGCTGGCGGCAATTTATGCGGGCTGGCAAGGCGCCATGGTCCTGGGGGCTGTGGTGGTGGCGTGGATGTTGTGGTTTGGGTTGCGGCAGTTGCCGTTCGCGGTTCCTGAGATTTCCGTGAAGCACGACGACGCTGCCTCGCCTCTCGCCACCAGCACTTCCGGACGCTTGCCTTCCTTTGTGTGGTTGTTTGCGGCATTTTCCATGTTGTCCGGATTGGGCATGCAAGCGACGAATATTTACTTGCCATTGTTTGCCGTGCGTGAGCTGAACTTCTCGCTGGTGATGGGTGGACTGGCTGCACGATTGTCCGGACTTATCGGTGTGGCTTCCCGAGTGTGGTGGGGCCGGCGCATGGCTACCGGCGGAACCGCCGGAGTGTTGCTGTTGTTCATTGCACTTGGGGCCATTGCAGGTGGCGCGAGTTTCTGGGCGGCGAGCGAATTCCGTCTTCCCGCGCTGTTGTGGCTGGGCGTTGCCTTGCATGGTGTTACCGTCCTCGGCGCCAATGTGGTGGTGATGTCCGGCGTCATGAAGTACGTCCCGACCGAACGCGTGGGCGCTGCAACTGGCATTGTCTCCATGGGCATGTACACGGGCTTTGCTACGGGCCCGTTCCTCATGGGACTCCTGTTGCAATCCACATCCAATTTCACGGTGGGGTGGCTTGCCGTGGCGGGATGCTACGTCCTCTGTGGTGTGGTGGCGTTGGCGCTTATTCGCTCGCGGCGTCGTCGTATTGCAAGTGCTGAAGCGAGCGCACGCTAG
- a CDS encoding L-lactate dehydrogenase, whose product MTQIENSTLGIVGAGSVGASLAYAALIRGSARHVRLLDINAPKVTSEVLDLAHGTQFTGSSDITGGTDIDVLTGANVVVITAGAKQKPGQTRLDLAATNAAMLRSLMPQLIERAPDAIYVLVTNPCDVLTMVAQEATGLPAQRVLSSGTVLDTSRLRWLLAKKAGVSTSSVHALIVGEHGDSEFPLWGSATIGQSPILDWVNPDGSRFSPAELDHIATDVRDAAYQVIRGKGATNYAIGLSGARIVEAILSDEGSILPVSTVLTDYHGVSGAALSVPCRVGSAGAIPVAGTPWGDEERRRLLASAVAVTDAYGKVAVG is encoded by the coding sequence ATGACGCAGATCGAAAACTCCACGCTTGGCATTGTGGGCGCCGGAAGTGTGGGCGCCTCATTGGCCTACGCCGCCTTGATCAGAGGCTCCGCTCGCCACGTGCGGCTCCTTGATATCAACGCCCCCAAAGTGACATCTGAGGTGCTTGATCTCGCGCACGGAACGCAGTTCACTGGCTCGAGTGACATCACTGGCGGCACGGACATTGACGTCCTCACCGGCGCAAACGTGGTGGTCATTACCGCCGGCGCCAAGCAAAAGCCCGGTCAAACGCGCTTGGACCTAGCGGCCACCAACGCCGCGATGCTCCGGTCCTTGATGCCCCAGCTGATTGAACGCGCACCGGATGCCATCTATGTGCTCGTGACAAACCCGTGTGATGTCCTCACCATGGTGGCCCAAGAAGCCACGGGGCTACCGGCGCAACGTGTCCTCTCTTCCGGCACGGTTTTGGACACTTCGCGCTTGCGCTGGCTGCTTGCGAAGAAGGCGGGCGTTTCCACGTCGAGCGTTCACGCGCTGATTGTGGGCGAACACGGAGACAGCGAGTTTCCGCTCTGGGGATCCGCCACCATCGGCCAGTCGCCCATCCTGGACTGGGTCAACCCTGACGGGAGCCGCTTCTCCCCTGCGGAACTGGACCACATTGCCACTGACGTCCGCGACGCCGCTTACCAAGTCATTCGTGGCAAGGGAGCTACCAACTATGCGATTGGACTGTCCGGCGCGCGGATCGTCGAAGCCATCCTGAGCGATGAAGGATCCATCCTGCCCGTCTCTACAGTTCTCACTGACTATCACGGCGTCAGTGGCGCGGCGCTCTCTGTCCCGTGCCGTGTGGGTTCAGCGGGCGCCATTCCGGTTGCGGGAACGCCGTGGGGTGATGAAGAACGACGACGCTTGCTCGCTTCCGCGGTTGCGGTCACGGACGCGTATGGGAAAGTTGCGGTTGGCTAG
- a CDS encoding NAD(P)/FAD-dependent oxidoreductase translates to MPVNGNVSFWFTQTGLPVAANELAGDETADVVIVGAGYTGLWTAYYLKKARPDLTIRILESRFAGFGASGRNGGWLANTITGGRLDYEKQYGHEKVARFQEILNESIDEVIAVTQREGVDADIVKGGELLVARNPAQLARLESYFAEAQRWPEDAVLLDALQTTARVNVAGAVGGMHIPHCARIHPAKLVVGLARKVRELGVNLHENTTVLEIKPGEAVTDRGTVRAPRILRATEGFTANLKGLHREWLPMNSSMIVTEPLTAQMWDQIGWNGKETLEDMAHAYVYLQRTEDGRIAIGGRGVPYRFGSKTDTDGTTQDSTIELLNGILVDMFPAVAGTRIDHAWSGVLGVPRDWKSTVSYDPETGLGWAGGYVGTGVTATNLAGRTLRDLVLGEQTEITTLPWVNRKVRKWEVEPLRWVAVQAMYAMYYRADAAEKKSGHAQTALLARVADAVSGRGH, encoded by the coding sequence GTGCCGGTCAATGGCAATGTTTCATTTTGGTTCACGCAGACGGGTCTGCCCGTCGCCGCCAACGAGCTCGCGGGTGATGAGACCGCGGATGTAGTGATTGTGGGAGCCGGATACACGGGCTTGTGGACCGCCTACTACCTCAAGAAAGCGCGGCCGGATTTGACGATCCGGATCCTCGAGTCCCGCTTCGCCGGATTTGGTGCTTCAGGGCGCAACGGTGGCTGGCTGGCTAACACGATTACCGGCGGGCGCTTGGACTATGAGAAGCAGTATGGTCATGAGAAGGTGGCGCGCTTTCAAGAAATCCTGAATGAGTCCATTGACGAGGTCATCGCGGTGACGCAGCGCGAAGGCGTCGACGCGGACATCGTCAAGGGCGGCGAACTCCTCGTGGCGCGCAATCCGGCGCAGCTTGCGCGGCTCGAGAGCTATTTTGCCGAGGCTCAGCGCTGGCCAGAGGACGCGGTGCTTTTGGATGCTTTGCAGACGACGGCGCGCGTCAACGTGGCAGGCGCCGTGGGCGGCATGCACATTCCGCATTGCGCGCGGATCCACCCGGCGAAACTCGTGGTGGGTTTGGCGCGAAAAGTACGCGAGCTTGGCGTCAACCTTCATGAAAACACCACCGTGCTTGAAATCAAGCCCGGCGAGGCCGTCACGGATCGTGGGACGGTGCGTGCGCCGCGCATCTTGCGAGCCACCGAAGGTTTCACTGCCAACCTGAAAGGGCTGCACCGGGAGTGGCTGCCCATGAACTCCTCAATGATCGTCACGGAGCCGCTGACGGCGCAGATGTGGGACCAGATTGGGTGGAACGGCAAGGAAACCCTCGAGGACATGGCACACGCGTACGTGTACCTTCAGCGCACCGAGGATGGGCGGATTGCCATTGGCGGACGCGGCGTTCCGTACCGGTTCGGTTCCAAAACGGACACGGACGGCACCACTCAAGACAGCACCATTGAGCTGCTCAACGGAATTTTGGTGGACATGTTCCCGGCGGTGGCTGGCACCCGGATTGATCACGCGTGGTCCGGCGTTCTGGGTGTTCCGCGCGACTGGAAATCAACGGTCTCGTATGACCCGGAAACTGGGCTGGGCTGGGCTGGCGGCTATGTAGGCACGGGCGTTACGGCGACCAATCTGGCCGGTCGGACGCTCCGAGACCTCGTGCTGGGCGAACAGACGGAGATCACTACGCTTCCCTGGGTTAACCGAAAGGTCCGCAAGTGGGAAGTGGAGCCGTTGCGATGGGTGGCGGTGCAAGCCATGTATGCCATGTATTACCGTGCAGACGCGGCAGAAAAGAAGAGCGGACATGCGCAAACGGCACTCCTTGCCCGAGTCGCGGACGCGGTATCCGGACGCGGGCACTGA